One Alicyclobacillus acidoterrestris DNA window includes the following coding sequences:
- a CDS encoding ABC transporter ATP-binding protein, with translation MAERKSTKRRSIGLEDFLEVIDLKKWFPGVKANDGVNLTLRRGEVHAILGENGAGKSTLMKMIYGLLEPTSGEIRLAGEPVHFRSPREAIQAGIGMVHQHFMLIPALTVAENVVLGDEPGGVNYNRREAVRRVRELSERYGLDIDPTAKIAQLSVGLQQRVEILKAFYRKARLIILDEPTALLTPQETRELFNIVRNLKAEGIPVLFISHKLDEVKEISDRVTVMRAGKTVDSVRTADATPQDLANMMVGREVVLRIQKEVAKPGAPVLQLEDVKVRDKAKNLRVKGITLELRRGEILGLAGIDGNGQFELADAIAGLLRPEDGRIIFDGHDITHLTPAQRTERGIAYVPQDRHADGLVLEFDLVENTILRDFHKRPYSSGGILRRKPAEDYTKRLIEAFDVRPPQPARKASELSGGNQQKVILAREVSRDPIMLIAAQPTRGLDVGAIEGIHRQLVRLRDEGKGVLLVSLEMDEILSLSDRIAVIHDGRIVDVIPGDTATREQIGLLMTGSRTNSEVASS, from the coding sequence ATGGCTGAACGCAAGTCCACGAAAAGGAGGTCTATCGGCTTGGAAGACTTCTTAGAAGTAATTGATTTAAAAAAGTGGTTCCCCGGTGTAAAAGCCAATGACGGGGTAAACCTGACGTTGCGACGTGGTGAAGTACACGCCATCCTCGGGGAAAACGGCGCTGGAAAGTCCACGTTGATGAAGATGATTTACGGCCTTTTGGAACCGACCTCGGGTGAAATTCGGCTCGCCGGAGAACCCGTACACTTCCGCAGCCCACGCGAAGCCATTCAAGCGGGTATCGGGATGGTGCACCAGCACTTCATGCTGATTCCAGCGCTGACGGTGGCCGAAAATGTCGTCCTCGGCGACGAACCCGGTGGCGTGAATTACAATCGCCGAGAAGCCGTACGGCGCGTGCGGGAGTTGTCCGAGCGGTATGGACTCGATATTGATCCGACTGCAAAAATAGCGCAGCTGTCCGTTGGGCTGCAACAGCGAGTAGAAATTCTGAAGGCGTTTTATCGCAAAGCCCGTTTGATCATCCTCGACGAACCCACCGCCCTGCTCACGCCGCAAGAGACGCGCGAGTTATTCAACATCGTGCGCAACCTCAAGGCCGAAGGCATCCCGGTGCTGTTCATCAGCCACAAGTTGGACGAGGTCAAGGAGATAAGTGATCGGGTGACGGTCATGCGCGCCGGCAAGACGGTTGACTCCGTGCGGACAGCTGACGCCACCCCACAAGATCTCGCGAACATGATGGTCGGGCGCGAAGTCGTCCTGCGCATCCAGAAGGAAGTCGCGAAGCCAGGCGCACCTGTCCTCCAGCTCGAGGACGTGAAGGTTCGCGACAAGGCGAAAAACCTGCGCGTCAAAGGTATCACGCTCGAACTTCGCAGAGGTGAGATTTTGGGGCTCGCCGGAATTGACGGGAACGGACAATTCGAACTGGCTGACGCCATTGCCGGGCTGCTTCGTCCAGAAGACGGACGCATCATCTTCGACGGGCACGACATCACGCACCTGACGCCAGCACAGCGGACGGAACGAGGAATTGCCTACGTGCCACAAGACAGGCACGCAGATGGACTAGTATTAGAATTTGATTTAGTGGAAAACACCATTCTTCGCGATTTTCATAAGCGCCCATACTCGTCCGGCGGTATCCTTCGTCGCAAACCTGCAGAGGATTACACGAAGCGGTTGATTGAGGCGTTTGACGTGCGCCCACCACAACCGGCCCGCAAAGCTTCCGAGCTCTCCGGGGGCAATCAGCAAAAGGTGATTCTGGCGCGCGAGGTATCCCGCGACCCAATCATGCTGATTGCCGCACAACCGACGCGCGGCTTGGACGTCGGAGCCATTGAGGGCATCCATCGCCAGCTCGTGCGATTGCGCGACGAAGGCAAAGGGGTGTTGCTCGTGTCCCTCGAGATGGATGAAATTTTAAGTCTGTCTGACCGGATTGCGGTCATCCACGACGGTCGAATTGTCGACGTGATTCCAGGAGATACCGCCACGCGTGAACAAATCGGCTTGCTCATGACCGGATCACGCACGAATTCGGAGGTGGCATCGAGTTGA